A window of Diospyros lotus cultivar Yz01 chromosome 14, ASM1463336v1, whole genome shotgun sequence contains these coding sequences:
- the LOC127789603 gene encoding cytochrome P450 CYP94D108-like, with the protein MTLSLCRHFLNFLPPSITMELSLQALIFIFLLSLSLYLLFLHSGKPRSRIHAPGFKLYPLVGVLPEFLQNRHRFLDWTTEVLSRCPTNTAFLRRPGNIKGVITANPLIVEHMLKTNFHNYPKGPRFSYLLRDFLGDGIFNADGEIWKVQRKTASYEFNTKSLRNFVMDSVKAEIQNRLVPIFRKAAQTNGVLDIQDVLERFAFDNICKVAFNVDPGCLGGDGTAGSEFMEAFEDATTLSSGRFLYALPFAHRIKKYFNVGSERKLMKSIAVVHEFADKIIRSRIEGKDERKDEDLLSRFIGAVDESSPEFLRDIVISFILAGRDTTSSALTWFFWILSSRPEIEKNILDELQAIRLRNSKPLGDTYNFDELREMHYLHAAISEAMRLYPPVPVDSKACQMDDVLPDGTLVRKGWFVSYHTYAMGRMEKIWGSDCREFKPERWLENGICKLESPFRFPVFHAGPRICLGKDMAYIQMKSIAASVMERFEIDVQEKDTCPEPLLSLTLRMKGGLGVKVKERRVA; encoded by the coding sequence ATGACTCTTTCACTTTGCCGTCacttccttaattttctccctCCCTCCATCACCATGGAGCTCTCCCTCCAAGCCCTGATTTTCATCTTCCTCCTCTCCTTGTCCCTCTATCTCCTCTTCCTCCACAGTGGTAAACCCAGATCAAGAATCCATGCTCCTGGCTTCAAACTATACCCACTTGTCGGAGTCCTGCCAGAATTTCTGCAAAACCGCCACCGGTTCCTCGACTGGACCACCGAAGTCCTCTCCCGCTGCCCCACCAACACCGCCTTCCTCCGCCGCCCCGGGAACATCAAAGGTGTCATCACCGCCAACCCCTTAATCGTCGAGCACATGCTCAAAACCAACTTCCACAACTACCCCAAAGGTCCCCGCTTCAGTTACCTCCTCCGCGACTTTCTTGGCGACGGCATTTTCAACGCCGACGGCGAAATCTGGAAGGTCCAGCGCAAAACCGCGAGCTATGAATTCAACACCAAATCCCTCCGGAACTTCGTTATGGACAGCGTGAAGGCCGAAATTCAGAACCGGCTAGTTCCGATTTTCCGCAAAGCCGCCCAAACGAATGGAGTTTTAGACATTCAAGATGTTTTGGAGCGATTTGCGTTTGATAATATATGCAAGGTAGCTTTCAACGTGGACCCCGGCTGTCTCGGCGGCGACGGCACCGCCGGCAGCGAGTTTATGGAAGCGTTCGAGGATGCCACGACGCTCAGCTCCGGGAGGTTTTTGTATGCCTTACCGTTCGCGCATCGCATCAAGAAGTACTTCAACGTGGGGTCGGAGAGGAAGCTGATGAAATCAATAGCCGTTGTTCACGAATTCGCGGATAAGATTATAAGGTCGAGAatcgaagggaaggacgagagGAAAGACGAAGACTTGCTGTCCCGGTTCATCGGGGCCGTCGACGAGAGCTCGCCGGAGTTTCTCCGGGACATCGTCATAAGCTTCATCCTGGCCGGGAGGGATACGACATCGTCGGCCCTCACTTGGTTCTTCTGGATTCTATCCTCACGACCGGAGATAGAGAAAAACATTCTCGACGAACTCCAAGCCATTCGGCTTCGGAATTCGAAACCCCTTGGAGACACCTACAACTTCGACGAGCTCCGAGAAATGCATTATCTCCACGCCGCTATATCGGAGGCGATGCGGCTGTACCCGCCGGTGCCGGTCGACTCGAAGGCCTGCCAGATGGATGACGTCTTGCCGGATGGAACCTTGGTCAGGAAGGGTTGGTTTGTTTCGTACCACACATACGCCATGGGAAGGATGGAGAAGATATGGGGAAGTGACTGCCGGGAATTCAAGCCGGAAAGGTGGCTGGAAAACGGGATCTGTAAGCTGGAAAGTCCGTTCCGGTTCCCGGTTTTCCACGCCGGACCGAGAATCTGTCTGGGAAAAGACATGGCTTATATTCAGATGAAATCCATTGCGGCCTCTGTGATGGAGAGGTTCGAGATCGACGTACAGGAGAAGGACACCTGTCCCGAACCCTTGTTATCCTTGACTCTCAGGATGAAAGGTGGGCTGGGCGTGAAGGTGAAGGAGAGACGTGTGGCTTAA